A single window of Paenibacillus sp. SYP-B4298 DNA harbors:
- a CDS encoding cache domain-containing sensor histidine kinase, whose product MLGRFKGIRGSRTLNIRTTLLLSYFTIILICIALVGSVAFSIAYNSMQKQVEDSNVQFVRQIEVNLDNDFHNKRNVLLAPYYSEAMIDGINDYASMKEQSRFLFRQELGNLFLKSFNITPIRDFVRFQIYYSDGELLSSSDNYKPWTAAQARASDWFRGTVELDGKVFFSGIPAKQAGAEEAAYATSLLIRDFANPDQFIIVRAEYSNDLLRNISPKSAATRMIILDSQDRQVYDTAGADKPLATRLMSRLGSASGQFWHAGAAGDDLVSYVKSRYSGWKIVLMTPQAEIFAPLEKIKTSALMTVAVAFVLAFLISVLFGRSITKPILDMYKTVNRIKRGDFSVRVPVGRNDEIGRIAMNFNAMQDELQHLFESKYLYQIRLQEMQLAMLYSQINPHFLYNTLDSIKAMADYYKVQDIGAMAQSLADMFRYNTKNRDDVVTLQEELVQIEAYMNIQQIRFDDKLSYVTEIEEELYSFPLLKMTLQPLVENAVFHGIERKRGKGLIHIAAYRDQEQMVLAVSDDGVGISETRLAELLARLRPSSLSDPVAETAGGGGIGISNVYSRYAIRYGERFAMTVDSRKGRGTCITLRLSESEG is encoded by the coding sequence GTGCTTGGAAGGTTCAAAGGAATTCGTGGCAGCAGAACGCTGAATATACGCACCACACTGCTGTTGAGTTATTTTACGATTATTCTGATTTGTATCGCGCTGGTCGGCTCGGTCGCATTCAGCATCGCCTATAATTCGATGCAGAAGCAGGTGGAGGACTCCAATGTGCAATTTGTGCGGCAGATTGAGGTCAACTTGGACAACGATTTTCATAATAAACGCAATGTTCTATTGGCACCCTATTACAGTGAAGCGATGATCGACGGCATCAACGACTATGCTTCAATGAAGGAGCAGTCGCGTTTCCTGTTCCGCCAGGAGCTGGGCAATCTCTTTCTCAAAAGCTTCAATATTACGCCCATCCGTGATTTTGTGCGCTTCCAGATCTATTATAGCGATGGCGAGCTGCTATCCTCCTCCGACAACTACAAGCCCTGGACGGCGGCGCAGGCTCGCGCATCCGACTGGTTCCGCGGAACAGTGGAGCTGGATGGCAAGGTGTTCTTCAGCGGCATCCCAGCCAAGCAGGCAGGGGCAGAGGAGGCGGCGTATGCTACCTCGCTGCTGATTCGTGATTTCGCTAACCCGGATCAGTTCATCATTGTAAGGGCTGAGTATAGCAATGACCTGCTGCGCAACATCAGCCCGAAATCAGCCGCGACCAGAATGATCATCCTGGATTCTCAGGACAGGCAAGTTTATGATACGGCAGGGGCGGACAAGCCGCTGGCGACGAGACTCATGAGCCGCCTCGGGAGCGCAAGCGGGCAGTTCTGGCATGCTGGGGCAGCAGGCGATGATCTGGTGTCCTATGTCAAGTCGCGGTATTCGGGCTGGAAGATCGTGCTGATGACGCCGCAGGCAGAGATCTTTGCCCCGCTGGAGAAGATCAAGACCAGCGCGTTAATGACGGTTGCGGTCGCCTTCGTGCTGGCGTTCCTCATCTCGGTGCTGTTCGGGCGCAGCATCACCAAGCCGATTCTAGACATGTACAAGACGGTGAATCGCATCAAGCGGGGCGACTTCTCGGTGCGGGTGCCTGTGGGGCGCAATGACGAGATCGGGCGAATCGCGATGAATTTCAATGCGATGCAAGATGAGCTGCAGCATCTGTTCGAGAGCAAATATTTGTACCAGATCAGGCTGCAGGAGATGCAACTGGCAATGCTATATTCCCAGATTAACCCTCATTTTCTGTATAACACGCTGGATAGCATCAAGGCGATGGCCGATTACTACAAGGTGCAGGACATCGGGGCTATGGCCCAATCGCTTGCCGATATGTTCCGTTATAATACGAAAAACCGCGATGATGTCGTGACGCTGCAGGAGGAGCTGGTGCAGATTGAAGCGTACATGAACATCCAGCAGATTCGTTTTGATGACAAGCTGTCCTATGTAACGGAGATTGAAGAGGAGCTGTACAGCTTCCCGCTGCTCAAGATGACGCTCCAGCCGCTTGTGGAGAATGCGGTCTTTCACGGCATTGAGCGCAAGCGAGGCAAGGGGCTTATCCATATCGCTGCTTATAGAGACCAGGAGCAGATGGTGTTGGCTGTGTCTGATGATGGCGTCGGCATATCAGAGACGAGGCTAGCTGAGCTGCTAGCGCGTCTGCGTCCATCCTCGCTGTCCGACCCGGTAGCAGAGACAGCAGGGGGAGGCGGGATCGGGATCAGCAATGTGTATTCGCGCTATGCGATCCGTTATGGCGAGCGGTTCGCGATGACGGTCGATAGTCGGAAGGGGCGCGGTACCTGCATTACGCTACGTCTGTCCGAGTCGGAAGGATGA
- a CDS encoding class I SAM-dependent methyltransferase — MNYHDLLARLGEGSAHPGGFMATMQLVERYPLPQGSRVLEIGCGTGRTSCHLARCGYQVTAVDSNESMLKRAERRIAREEAKVKLVRGDAEQLPFPDGIFDLVFVESVSIFTDARSALAEYRRVLKPGGTLLDRELTVSKESTALMKGAMRQLYGMRTMADEQGWLEMMRLAGFTHYSSEDVRPEIMVTLDDVDPNREVDPTLFFDEAAFYLGQMNARILERYRTKLGSAVFVARA; from the coding sequence GTGAATTACCATGATTTGTTGGCACGGCTCGGGGAAGGCAGCGCCCACCCTGGCGGATTTATGGCGACGATGCAACTGGTGGAGCGTTACCCGCTCCCGCAGGGAAGCCGCGTCCTGGAGATCGGCTGTGGAACCGGCAGAACCTCATGCCATCTCGCACGCTGCGGCTATCAGGTGACCGCGGTGGACAGTAATGAATCCATGCTAAAGCGCGCGGAACGGCGAATAGCCAGAGAAGAGGCTAAGGTGAAGCTGGTGAGGGGAGACGCAGAGCAGCTCCCTTTCCCGGACGGCATATTTGACCTTGTATTCGTGGAGTCCGTCTCGATATTCACAGACGCTCGATCGGCATTGGCGGAGTATCGTCGTGTGCTGAAGCCAGGAGGAACATTGCTTGACCGCGAGCTGACCGTCTCCAAGGAGTCGACGGCGCTGATGAAGGGCGCAATGCGGCAATTATACGGCATGAGAACGATGGCAGATGAGCAGGGATGGCTGGAAATGATGCGCCTAGCAGGTTTCACCCATTATTCGAGCGAGGATGTACGACCGGAGATTATGGTGACGCTAGATGATGTCGATCCGAATCGTGAGGTCGATCCAACCTTGTTCTTCGATGAAGCGGCCTTCTACCTCGGGCAGATGAATGCTCGGATACTGGAGCGCTATCGCACCAAGCTCGGGTCGGCCGTATTCGTCGCAAGAGCCTAG